From the genome of Virgibacillus siamensis, one region includes:
- a CDS encoding sensor histidine kinase gives MKIFWIRFMIFTALWIFMIFRESEQTAISICFAAAALAFLFFLSIDKEMFYTSISLSITIFVHGLLVTDGSVFTVLLLIFVTIVSLFRLQEKRLLIYAAVNFLLTVTTAMLFGEFVFELIILSALFYFMVFVLNRQRLERIEQVEVYDQILGEYRKLKRMNLMAENNARLEERTKIARDIHDSVGHRLTALIMKLEMLSIEQRKPEYQDLKEMAQESLDEIRQAVQTLKTEELEGISTVVHLIRKLEAESHILVQFTMKQGVLSVKLSNEKSIVLYRVIQEALTNAMRHAQSREVRVVLGKSANGGVSFEVINQIFNVIPFEYGFGLTNMKARVEETQGTLQIYQTDNAFIVQGTIPGD, from the coding sequence GTGAAGATATTTTGGATACGGTTTATGATATTCACTGCTCTCTGGATCTTCATGATATTCCGGGAAAGTGAACAGACGGCAATTAGTATTTGTTTTGCCGCGGCTGCGCTGGCATTTCTTTTCTTTTTGTCCATAGATAAAGAGATGTTTTACACAAGTATCAGTCTGTCCATTACTATATTTGTTCACGGATTGCTTGTAACAGATGGTTCTGTTTTTACGGTGTTGTTGTTGATTTTTGTAACAATTGTTTCGCTTTTTCGCTTACAAGAAAAAAGGTTGCTTATTTATGCTGCTGTTAACTTTTTATTGACGGTTACGACGGCTATGCTGTTCGGGGAATTCGTATTTGAACTGATTATTTTGAGTGCGCTATTTTACTTCATGGTATTCGTATTGAATCGGCAAAGGCTCGAACGAATAGAACAGGTGGAAGTCTATGACCAGATTCTTGGCGAGTACCGGAAACTGAAACGGATGAATCTGATGGCTGAAAATAATGCACGGCTTGAAGAGCGGACGAAAATTGCCCGGGATATCCATGATTCTGTTGGTCATCGGCTGACAGCATTGATTATGAAATTGGAAATGCTTTCAATCGAGCAACGCAAGCCGGAATATCAGGATTTGAAAGAAATGGCGCAGGAAAGTCTTGATGAAATCAGGCAGGCGGTGCAAACACTGAAAACGGAGGAACTTGAAGGAATATCTACCGTTGTGCACTTGATCAGGAAGCTCGAAGCGGAAAGTCATATTCTTGTGCAATTTACCATGAAGCAAGGAGTACTTTCGGTAAAACTTTCGAATGAAAAAAGTATTGTACTGTACCGGGTTATCCAGGAGGCATTGACAAATGCGATGCGTCACGCACAGTCAAGAGAAGTACGGGTCGTTCTCGGTAAATCTGCAAATGGCGGTGTTTCCTTTGAAGTAATTAACCAAATTTTTAATGTGATACCTTTTGAATATGGATTTGGACTGACGAATATGAAAGCGCGTGTGGAAGAAACGCAGGGGACTTTGCAAATTTATCAGACGGATAACGCTTTTATCGTGCAAGGAACAATTCCAGGTGATTAG
- a CDS encoding response regulator transcription factor — protein sequence MWRVMIAEDQEIVRQGLKVILEQDANLKVEHDVDNGQQALQVMEKFMIDFILMDVRMPVMNGIEATRQIKKRWPDVKILILTTFNDDEYAVQALREGANGFLLKTSDSKKLLEAVYSCMNGGLTIHEEVAAKVMPRLLGNSSGKTSTDVDLSPREGKITYLVGQGKTNREIAEELYLSIGTVKNNLTRILQKTGLRDRTQLAIFAVKHDIGE from the coding sequence ATGTGGCGTGTCATGATAGCAGAAGATCAGGAAATCGTCAGACAGGGCTTGAAAGTAATTTTGGAGCAGGATGCAAATTTGAAAGTGGAACATGATGTGGATAATGGCCAGCAGGCATTACAAGTAATGGAGAAATTTATGATTGATTTTATTTTGATGGATGTCCGGATGCCGGTGATGAATGGAATTGAGGCAACAAGGCAAATCAAAAAGCGGTGGCCGGATGTAAAGATATTGATTCTGACAACCTTTAATGATGATGAATATGCAGTGCAGGCATTGCGTGAAGGTGCCAATGGATTTTTACTGAAAACCTCTGATTCAAAAAAGTTACTTGAAGCAGTGTACAGCTGTATGAACGGCGGACTGACAATTCATGAGGAGGTGGCTGCTAAAGTTATGCCGCGGCTGCTGGGGAACTCATCTGGAAAAACATCCACTGATGTAGACCTTTCACCAAGAGAAGGCAAGATTACGTATCTGGTTGGGCAAGGGAAAACCAATAGGGAGATTGCTGAAGAGCTGTACCTGTCCATTGGAACGGTTAAAAATAACTTAACCCGAATTTTGCAAAAAACAGGACTTCGCGACCGGACGCAGCTGGCTATATTTGCTGTGAAACATGATATAGGTGAATAA
- a CDS encoding ABC transporter ATP-binding protein: MLELVDLSKKFKQFYAVKNINMFIEEGEIVGLLGPNGAGKSTAISMLSSLTEPTTGDVRFRNDSIINHPAPIRKVIGMVPQEIALYDDLTAHENLQFFGRIYRLSGAELKKRIDEVLHLIGLSDRRKDIVKKFSGGMKRRLNIGVALLHNPELIIMDEPTVGIDPQSRNYILETVKRLNKEKKMTVLYTSHYMEEVEFLCDRIYIMDKGSLIASGTKEEIKQILTSEKTVSIIAKNWNDAFIEALRNEPAISRVTAEDKAVTVIVPKETNVFGTVFNYAEQTGIELMSVNVQTPTLEDVFLHLTGRALRD, encoded by the coding sequence ATGCTCGAACTTGTTGATCTGTCCAAGAAATTTAAACAGTTTTATGCAGTGAAGAACATTAATATGTTTATTGAAGAAGGTGAGATTGTCGGTTTACTCGGGCCAAACGGGGCTGGTAAATCGACTGCAATATCAATGTTGTCATCATTGACAGAACCGACAACCGGTGATGTCCGGTTCCGGAATGACAGCATTATTAACCATCCTGCCCCGATTCGAAAAGTAATCGGGATGGTGCCGCAGGAAATCGCTTTGTATGACGATTTGACTGCACATGAAAATCTGCAATTTTTCGGCAGAATTTATCGATTGTCCGGGGCGGAATTAAAAAAGCGAATTGATGAAGTTCTCCATTTAATCGGGCTTTCGGACCGGCGGAAAGATATTGTCAAAAAATTTTCCGGAGGGATGAAACGCCGTCTGAATATAGGTGTTGCATTACTTCACAATCCGGAATTGATCATAATGGATGAGCCGACAGTCGGGATTGATCCGCAGTCACGGAACTATATTCTGGAAACAGTGAAGCGGCTTAATAAGGAAAAGAAGATGACGGTATTGTATACAAGTCATTACATGGAGGAAGTTGAATTTCTTTGCGACCGGATCTATATCATGGATAAAGGAAGCTTGATCGCATCCGGAACCAAGGAAGAAATCAAGCAGATTCTAACATCGGAAAAAACAGTTTCAATTATCGCGAAAAACTGGAATGACGCATTTATTGAAGCATTGCGAAACGAACCCGCAATCAGTCGTGTTACAGCAGAGGATAAAGCTGTTACCGTAATTGTTCCGAAAGAGACGAATGTGTTTGGGACCGTTTTTAACTATGCAGAGCAAACCGGAATTGAACTTATGTCTGTCAACGTCCAGACACCGACACTTGAGGATGTTTTCCTCCATCTTACCGGAAGGGCCTTACGGGATTAG
- a CDS encoding ABC transporter permease — translation MIWQILKKTGLTLLRNPFQLLLLVGLPLILILILGAALGGVMSGETSSIHAKVAIVENGNEQKQVDQFLKDLENSDIPKNKVDVMKQAAKNIVPIKQIKAIFRSKGMQNIVTLKTADPSTLKTVLQDESYAAVIEVPENFTYHMLQALLLEKQFTPSLKIYENGEKNIGASVVKSVLQRFQENLTLVHFAQEKGIAMDAIQVDTDKIKGNVMSVEQYEPVSAKDYYAIGMAVMNVLFIATTIGSYAFRERKMHVFNRIILADVSRWVYFSGILLAGAIFAFLHLVVVFGAAWLLFGVSWPDPAGFLIVSLGMALSVGGLSVLLVAISYRFNSEMIINFFSSFIITIFAFLGGSFFPIGQYAEIINKIGNITPNGAGMTAYLNVIRGGGIASSWEQIIFLGIFAAALVCIAAFSFPKRGLTI, via the coding sequence ATGATATGGCAAATTTTAAAGAAAACCGGGTTAACTTTACTGCGTAATCCGTTTCAACTATTGTTGCTTGTCGGGTTACCACTTATTTTAATTTTGATTTTGGGAGCTGCTTTAGGAGGTGTGATGAGTGGCGAAACAAGTTCCATTCATGCAAAAGTTGCCATCGTGGAGAACGGGAATGAACAAAAACAGGTTGATCAATTTTTGAAGGACCTTGAAAATAGTGACATCCCGAAGAACAAGGTAGATGTGATGAAACAGGCTGCGAAAAATATCGTACCCATAAAGCAAATCAAAGCAATCTTTAGAAGCAAGGGGATGCAGAATATTGTAACGTTGAAGACAGCCGATCCCTCCACACTTAAAACGGTTTTGCAGGATGAATCCTATGCAGCGGTCATAGAAGTTCCTGAAAACTTTACCTATCATATGCTTCAGGCACTTCTGCTTGAAAAGCAATTCACGCCTTCCTTGAAGATCTATGAAAATGGAGAAAAAAATATCGGAGCATCAGTTGTAAAAAGTGTACTGCAGCGATTTCAGGAAAACCTGACATTGGTTCACTTTGCACAGGAAAAAGGAATCGCAATGGATGCGATTCAGGTGGATACGGATAAAATAAAAGGGAATGTCATGTCGGTGGAACAGTATGAACCCGTCTCAGCCAAAGATTACTATGCAATCGGAATGGCAGTGATGAATGTTTTATTCATTGCAACTACGATAGGTTCCTATGCATTCCGTGAACGAAAAATGCATGTATTCAACCGGATCATTCTGGCTGATGTTTCCAGATGGGTTTACTTTAGCGGGATTCTGCTTGCCGGTGCAATCTTTGCGTTTCTCCATTTAGTTGTTGTATTTGGTGCAGCATGGTTATTATTCGGTGTTTCCTGGCCGGATCCTGCCGGGTTTTTAATCGTCTCGCTTGGTATGGCTTTATCGGTCGGCGGATTGTCTGTTTTGCTAGTGGCCATCAGCTATCGATTTAATTCAGAAATGATTATCAACTTTTTCTCAAGTTTTATTATCACGATATTTGCTTTTTTGGGAGGAAGTTTTTTCCCAATCGGACAATATGCCGAAATCATCAATAAAATCGGGAATATAACTCCAAACGGTGCCGGAATGACGGCGTATTTGAATGTGATAAGGGGTGGCGGAATAGCTTCTTCCTGGGAACAAATAATCTTTCTGGGCATCTTTGCAGCCGCTTTGGTTTGTATTGCAGCATTCAGTTTTCCAAAAAGGGGGCTGACGATATGA
- a CDS encoding ABC transporter permease, giving the protein MIGIFLAKVKMFLRHPWTFVIMIIMSVGFALILGSGNPATVTVPVHTADDSIRDSTIGEMLEQSGAYSFEWVSEDRVKEQVTNGNAEVGLILRKNDYDVIVGVSTANAKLVEQKVYEAYSKKAQYHQIAAAADSTGSSGRTEVLAQLKTTMDNPIFDMDSSYFTGSKADAFDMKYHTLFGFTLFFVIYTIAYNVFYVLLEKKEGIWDRVILSPVRKWEMYTANFVYTFLTGYLQVIVVFLVFRYLVGVDFNGRFLESLLLVLPYVFSIVALSILITGIVKTVQQFNAVIPILAVSMAMIGGAYWPIEIVESKIMLMLSKIDPITYGMEILYGVAIYDRPLDQLLSPISILLLMGVLMTGIGIHLMERRYVS; this is encoded by the coding sequence ATGATTGGTATATTCCTTGCGAAAGTAAAGATGTTTTTGCGGCATCCATGGACATTTGTCATTATGATCATCATGTCGGTTGGTTTTGCGCTTATACTCGGGTCCGGTAATCCGGCGACAGTTACAGTCCCTGTCCATACTGCAGATGACTCCATTCGTGACTCAACCATTGGAGAAATGCTTGAACAATCCGGGGCTTATTCGTTTGAGTGGGTATCTGAGGATCGGGTTAAGGAACAGGTTACCAACGGGAACGCTGAAGTCGGGTTAATCTTGAGAAAAAATGATTATGATGTCATTGTCGGTGTTTCAACAGCAAATGCAAAACTGGTGGAGCAAAAAGTTTATGAGGCTTATTCGAAAAAGGCACAATATCATCAGATAGCAGCAGCAGCTGATTCAACCGGTTCCTCGGGCAGAACGGAAGTATTAGCTCAGTTGAAAACAACCATGGATAACCCAATTTTTGATATGGATTCCAGTTATTTTACCGGATCAAAAGCAGATGCGTTTGATATGAAGTATCATACGTTATTTGGATTCACCTTGTTTTTTGTCATCTATACGATTGCATATAACGTATTTTATGTGCTGCTTGAAAAGAAGGAGGGAATCTGGGACCGCGTCATTTTGTCGCCGGTAAGAAAGTGGGAAATGTATACGGCAAATTTTGTATACACGTTTTTAACCGGTTATTTGCAGGTAATTGTCGTGTTTCTTGTTTTCCGGTATTTGGTCGGTGTTGATTTTAATGGCAGGTTTCTGGAGTCCTTGCTGCTGGTTCTTCCATATGTATTTTCCATCGTTGCACTGTCAATTCTCATAACCGGAATTGTGAAAACCGTGCAGCAGTTTAATGCAGTTATTCCAATATTGGCGGTGAGTATGGCAATGATCGGCGGTGCCTATTGGCCGATAGAGATTGTGGAATCTAAAATAATGCTGATGCTGTCAAAAATTGACCCGATCACTTATGGAATGGAAATTTTATATGGTGTGGCAATATATGACCGCCCGCTTGATCAATTGCTTTCGCCAATCAGCATTTTACTGTTGATGGGTGTATTAATGACCGGTATCGGCATTCATCTGATGGAAAGAAGGTATGTTTCATAA
- a CDS encoding YhgE/Pip domain-containing protein: MKKSWNIFSTDMRNISKNWVAAILIGGLILLPSLYAWFNIKASWDPYGQTDQIPIGVVNEDDGATVRDEKINVGDELVKELKKNDSLEWHFNNRKKAMKKVRYGDYFAVIVIPKDFSEHLATVISDHPKKANVEYYVNEKINAIAPKITDKGASVIVEQISSNFVSTVNGVIFDMFNELGLQLEKNLPDIKKFENYVFKLEKDLPEIHQLMTESLDDAKNAQSIINKAQMMIPNAKQVTDNGLQTINDTAAMLSDAKKRLNDLSPKIEADLKKAQKTADDINRFIQEVQNIPIDFSNGEQLKQALDERVNHANEQVTTVKQTLQKLKEMNNEKPSENTGRQNEVINQAIRDLETIQEVLGETQGNVNSIGNFIKGKKQEVTKILANLEDLSANTSNRIGDFLKDYNENIEPAVKEKITSARSTLTNAKSILTGIQSTIPEIENILGRTEGNLQEGEDILNYMLNEYPYVYDKVNQLADKIRKIQGKTDINKIIDLLLNDPKAEQGFFAEPVTLTKNELFPIPNYGSGMTPFYTVLAIWVGALLLISLLAADVHSDNPFTSRQIYFGKLFTFALIGFLQTLIVTLGDIFLIHVYVVHPVWFVLFGLFISLVFMLIVYTLVSLFGDVGKAMAIILLVLQIAGAGGTYPVVLLPEFFQAINPFLPFTYAIDLMREAVGGIVWSRVYNDLIFLSLFGLAFLLIGAFLKGPVNAKKDKLMKKSKESGLFH; the protein is encoded by the coding sequence ATGAAAAAAAGCTGGAATATCTTTTCAACCGACATGAGAAACATTTCAAAAAATTGGGTGGCAGCGATTTTAATTGGCGGGCTTATCCTGCTTCCATCCCTTTATGCCTGGTTTAATATTAAGGCATCCTGGGATCCGTATGGACAGACAGATCAGATTCCAATCGGTGTTGTTAATGAGGATGATGGAGCAACTGTCCGGGATGAAAAGATTAATGTCGGCGACGAACTTGTAAAAGAACTGAAGAAAAACGATTCACTGGAATGGCATTTCAATAACCGGAAAAAGGCAATGAAAAAAGTACGATACGGTGATTATTTTGCAGTTATCGTTATACCGAAAGATTTTTCGGAACACCTTGCCACAGTCATCAGTGATCATCCGAAAAAAGCAAATGTGGAGTATTATGTGAATGAAAAAATTAACGCCATTGCACCGAAAATAACCGACAAGGGCGCCAGTGTCATAGTGGAGCAAATCAGCAGTAACTTTGTATCGACTGTAAATGGTGTCATTTTTGATATGTTCAATGAACTTGGTCTGCAACTTGAAAAAAATCTCCCTGACATCAAGAAATTCGAGAATTACGTTTTTAAACTGGAAAAAGATCTGCCTGAAATTCATCAGCTGATGACAGAATCACTTGATGATGCCAAAAATGCCCAATCTATTATCAACAAAGCGCAAATGATGATACCAAATGCGAAACAGGTAACAGATAATGGGTTACAGACAATTAATGACACTGCTGCCATGTTGTCTGATGCAAAAAAACGTTTAAATGACCTGTCGCCAAAAATTGAAGCAGATTTAAAAAAGGCACAGAAAACCGCAGATGACATCAATCGTTTTATTCAAGAGGTTCAAAATATACCGATTGATTTTAGCAATGGTGAACAATTGAAACAAGCATTGGATGAACGGGTAAATCATGCAAATGAGCAAGTTACAACTGTCAAACAGACACTGCAAAAGCTGAAGGAAATGAATAACGAAAAGCCATCGGAAAATACCGGAAGACAGAATGAAGTGATCAATCAGGCGATTCGGGATTTGGAAACGATACAGGAAGTACTTGGCGAGACACAGGGAAATGTGAATTCCATCGGCAATTTTATCAAGGGTAAAAAACAGGAAGTCACTAAGATTCTTGCTAATTTGGAAGACTTGTCTGCGAACACTTCCAATCGGATTGGAGATTTTCTGAAGGATTATAACGAAAATATCGAGCCGGCAGTCAAGGAGAAAATTACCAGTGCGCGGTCCACACTTACCAACGCGAAGTCAATTCTGACTGGTATTCAATCTACTATACCGGAAATTGAGAACATTTTAGGGCGCACGGAAGGAAACCTTCAAGAAGGTGAAGATATATTAAATTACATGCTCAATGAGTATCCGTATGTTTATGATAAAGTGAATCAGCTGGCAGATAAAATCCGGAAGATTCAGGGTAAAACGGATATAAATAAAATCATTGACCTGCTGTTGAATGATCCAAAGGCGGAACAGGGGTTTTTCGCTGAGCCAGTTACATTGACGAAAAATGAGCTTTTCCCGATACCAAATTACGGTTCAGGGATGACTCCATTTTACACGGTACTTGCCATTTGGGTCGGAGCACTGTTGCTGATTTCCTTGCTGGCGGCAGATGTACACAGTGATAATCCTTTTACAAGCAGACAGATTTATTTTGGAAAGTTATTTACGTTTGCGTTGATTGGATTTCTGCAAACATTGATTGTAACGCTTGGGGACATTTTTCTTATTCATGTTTATGTGGTGCATCCAGTCTGGTTTGTGCTGTTTGGACTATTCATCAGCCTTGTGTTTATGCTCATTGTTTATACCCTGGTATCATTATTTGGGGATGTTGGAAAAGCGATGGCGATTATCCTGCTGGTTCTGCAAATTGCTGGTGCCGGGGGAACATATCCGGTAGTATTGCTGCCGGAATTTTTCCAGGCAATTAATCCTTTTCTGCCGTTTACATATGCAATTGACTTAATGCGTGAAGCGGTTGGAGGCATTGTTTGGTCACGGGTGTATAACGATTTGATTTTCTTGTCGCTATTTGGTCTTGCCTTTCTGCTTATTGGGGCATTTTTAAAAGGTCCCGTCAATGCCAAAAAAGATAAACTGATGAAAAAATCGAAGGAATCAGGATTGTTCCATTAA
- a CDS encoding DinB family protein: MKLNERARTALLAEAEGVSDDNLNKQPAEDRWSMKQILEHLYLMEGTIAKIIKHQLEEGEERETSDRPIELTVNRSKKVEAPDFLQPSSDYAGLDDLVRKLEASHKQLAEIVLMADEQALKERIYPHPEFGQLSLEQWIPFLAYHEMRHTEQIKEVKQALNL; the protein is encoded by the coding sequence ATGAAACTGAATGAACGAGCACGAACTGCACTATTAGCGGAAGCGGAAGGGGTTTCCGATGACAATCTGAATAAACAGCCGGCAGAAGACAGATGGTCGATGAAACAGATTTTGGAGCACTTATATCTTATGGAAGGAACAATCGCCAAAATAATTAAACATCAGCTTGAAGAAGGGGAAGAGAGGGAAACTTCTGATAGGCCAATCGAATTAACTGTTAATCGCAGCAAAAAAGTGGAGGCACCGGATTTTCTTCAGCCTAGCAGTGATTATGCTGGTTTGGATGATTTGGTGCGCAAATTGGAGGCATCACATAAGCAGCTTGCAGAAATTGTCCTAATGGCCGATGAACAGGCATTAAAAGAGCGGATTTATCCGCATCCGGAGTTTGGACAGTTGTCATTGGAGCAATGGATTCCATTTCTTGCATATCATGAAATGCGGCATACCGAACAGATTAAAGAGGTTAAACAAGCTTTGAATTTATAG
- a CDS encoding alpha/beta hydrolase, whose protein sequence is MKRKKWLKIVIAIISVLLIIDGIASFYFYNLAIDRGEKDFLQGNEDLEVSAEAMEMFMEGDWRNWVEEQDFDEWTMTSYDGLKLKGYFLEAKEPTDKVVVFAHGYLGDAMDMGLYGQYYYEKMGYNIFMADARGHGASEGEYIGFGWHDRLDLIDWVNKIVEKYGEDTEIVLHGVSMGAATVLMASGEELPDNVKAIIADSAYTSVYDMFAYQMKRMYHLPDVPILPSTSLVTKLEAGYSLKEASALKQVKKADVPILYIHGKADTFVPTRMSFKLYKNTKSEAEIMTVPHANHGEAFVIAKDKYVKKMKSFLHQYVGDN, encoded by the coding sequence GTGAAACGGAAAAAGTGGCTTAAAATTGTAATTGCTATTATAAGTGTTTTATTAATTATAGATGGAATTGCCAGTTTTTATTTTTATAATTTGGCAATTGACCGCGGTGAAAAGGATTTTTTGCAAGGGAATGAAGATCTGGAAGTATCCGCTGAAGCGATGGAAATGTTTATGGAAGGCGATTGGAGAAACTGGGTGGAGGAGCAGGATTTTGATGAATGGACGATGACATCATATGACGGCTTGAAGCTGAAAGGGTATTTTCTTGAAGCGAAAGAACCGACAGATAAAGTTGTTGTCTTTGCGCATGGCTATCTCGGGGATGCCATGGACATGGGGTTATACGGTCAGTACTATTACGAGAAAATGGGATACAATATTTTTATGGCCGATGCAAGAGGACACGGTGCGAGTGAAGGTGAATATATCGGGTTCGGCTGGCACGATCGGCTTGATTTGATTGACTGGGTAAATAAGATAGTGGAAAAATATGGCGAGGATACGGAGATTGTTTTGCACGGGGTATCCATGGGTGCTGCAACCGTGCTGATGGCGAGTGGTGAAGAGCTTCCGGATAATGTGAAGGCAATTATTGCTGACAGTGCATATACAAGTGTATATGATATGTTTGCGTACCAGATGAAGCGGATGTATCATTTGCCGGATGTGCCGATTCTTCCCAGCACTAGTCTTGTAACCAAATTGGAGGCAGGCTATTCCCTTAAGGAAGCATCCGCCCTTAAACAGGTGAAAAAAGCAGATGTGCCCATTTTGTATATCCATGGAAAGGCAGATACGTTTGTACCGACACGGATGAGTTTTAAGTTATATAAAAATACGAAAAGTGAAGCGGAAATAATGACAGTGCCCCATGCGAATCACGGGGAGGCGTTTGTCATTGCTAAGGATAAATACGTGAAAAAGATGAAATCATTCCTGCATCAATATGTTGGGGATAATTAA
- a CDS encoding S9 family peptidase produces MVNDSKRALTAEDLKKIDVYSDPQFMPDGSGYIFVSTSINDKEEYESHLYFQKKNGSAPVQWTFGNNKNSNLRFSPDGNRAVFQSDRSGVPQLYLLHMNGGEAQQLTTFKNGATSPIWARNGKNLFFQAMLDEDDDVTNQHELSKEEREKEAETKQKKPLVVTKLKYKSDAQGYHDGKRAHIIAYDLHNGTFDQLTTADADHHLEDVSPDGQTLLFSANLSNNEDYELTNDLFLLELTSKNTLQLTDGNGAYGSARFSPDGSKAACLGHQFSHQGATLNELYTVEIASRKWTCLSKEWDIQLGDTMIGDTRMGQSTEGPIWSEDGGHLYFLGTDYGATGLYQASPDKGLQVLYKDDNHVFGFSYDAIENTFVLGISTPTNPCNFYLMDGDNLTRLTNANTALLKEVAFSEPETLTYEADDGWEIQGWILKPYGFKEDGQYPMILEIHGGPHAMYGQTFFHELQLLAAKGYVVLYTNPRGSDGYGQAFVDACREDYGGKDYTDLMTAVDYALANYDFIDANRLGVTGGSYGGFMTNWIVGHTNRFKAAVTQRCISNWLSFYGVSDIGYFFTKWELGKNLLEDPGKLWDFSPLKYADHVDTPLLIVHGERDFRCPIEQSEQLFITLKHLRKEVEFVRFPDANHELSRSGNPAMRLERLNHITGWFDKFL; encoded by the coding sequence ATGGTAAATGATTCAAAACGTGCTTTGACTGCTGAAGATTTGAAGAAAATTGATGTCTACAGTGACCCGCAATTCATGCCTGATGGGAGCGGCTATATTTTTGTGTCCACATCCATTAATGATAAAGAGGAATACGAATCACACCTGTATTTTCAAAAAAAGAATGGCTCCGCACCTGTGCAATGGACATTTGGGAACAATAAAAACAGCAATCTTCGTTTTTCCCCGGACGGCAATCGAGCGGTTTTTCAATCCGACAGAAGCGGAGTGCCGCAACTTTATCTATTACATATGAATGGCGGCGAGGCACAACAACTGACAACATTTAAAAATGGTGCAACATCGCCAATCTGGGCTCGAAATGGGAAAAATCTATTTTTCCAGGCTATGCTGGATGAGGATGATGACGTAACCAATCAGCACGAATTATCAAAAGAAGAAAGGGAAAAAGAGGCGGAAACAAAGCAAAAAAAACCGCTTGTCGTGACAAAACTGAAATATAAATCTGACGCACAGGGCTATCACGACGGGAAACGCGCCCACATTATAGCATACGATTTGCATAATGGAACTTTTGATCAATTGACAACCGCAGATGCCGATCACCATCTGGAGGATGTGTCACCAGACGGGCAAACTCTTTTGTTTTCAGCGAATCTTAGTAATAACGAAGACTATGAATTAACGAACGATCTGTTTTTACTGGAACTAACATCAAAAAACACTCTGCAATTGACCGACGGCAATGGCGCATATGGCAGTGCCCGATTTTCCCCGGATGGCAGTAAAGCCGCCTGTCTTGGTCATCAATTTTCGCATCAAGGTGCAACGCTGAATGAACTGTACACCGTCGAAATCGCTTCCCGAAAGTGGACTTGTCTAAGTAAGGAATGGGACATACAGCTGGGCGATACAATGATAGGCGACACCCGGATGGGGCAGTCAACAGAAGGTCCAATCTGGTCTGAAGATGGCGGCCATCTTTATTTTCTGGGAACGGATTACGGTGCAACTGGATTGTATCAAGCTTCCCCGGATAAAGGATTGCAGGTGCTCTATAAAGATGATAATCACGTATTCGGCTTTTCCTATGATGCAATCGAAAATACGTTTGTTTTAGGTATCAGTACCCCTACAAATCCATGCAACTTCTACCTGATGGATGGTGACAACCTGACACGTTTGACTAATGCAAACACAGCATTACTCAAAGAAGTCGCTTTTTCGGAACCGGAAACACTGACATATGAGGCAGACGATGGCTGGGAAATTCAGGGGTGGATTCTGAAGCCATACGGGTTTAAGGAAGACGGACAATATCCGATGATACTTGAAATACATGGCGGGCCACATGCCATGTACGGCCAGACATTTTTCCACGAACTGCAGCTGCTGGCAGCAAAAGGCTATGTAGTGCTTTATACCAATCCACGTGGAAGTGACGGCTATGGGCAGGCATTTGTTGATGCATGCCGTGAAGATTACGGGGGCAAGGACTATACCGATTTGATGACAGCGGTTGATTATGCACTTGCCAATTACGATTTTATTGACGCCAATCGGCTTGGAGTAACTGGCGGCAGCTACGGCGGGTTCATGACGAACTGGATTGTCGGCCATACCAATCGGTTTAAAGCTGCAGTCACCCAGCGCTGTATCAGCAACTGGCTCAGTTTTTACGGAGTAAGTGATATCGGTTATTTCTTTACGAAGTGGGAACTGGGAAAAAACCTCCTGGAAGATCCGGGCAAACTATGGGACTTTTCCCCGTTGAAATATGCTGATCATGTGGACACACCGCTTTTAATCGTACATGGCGAACGGGATTTCCGCTGTCCGATTGAACAAAGTGAACAGCTGTTTATCACACTGAAACATTTACGGAAAGAAGTTGAATTTGTCCGTTTTCCGGATGCAAATCATGAACTGAGCAGAAGCGGCAATCCGGCAATGCGCCTTGAACGGCTAAATCATATTACCGGATGGTTTGATAAATTTTTATAA